One stretch of Ipomoea triloba cultivar NCNSP0323 chromosome 8, ASM357664v1 DNA includes these proteins:
- the LOC116027082 gene encoding uncharacterized protein LOC116027082: protein MASLSECEMAGSGRVAAVRPRSPAVAPTRATVGASTVEATETGHTGAVRPRPEPAPTRVAADAADVNSRARGSAVGARQHTWVPRRNVQVEQGPLNPPIPFNNLQELEGDECNLLDLEKTDGIIDLGVDDVLVLEDVWSFRLLGRFAGRFPGMRAVDGLVKSWSLNCKAENLLNGHVLFWFLKEEDRQFVLDGGPYALFGKRLLLHIPPEGARLAYEDYCKMPVWIRMPWLPKPCWHLNALSKIAANLGKPLMRDRFTKEMKKSTFARILVEVDCSTEQPDHVSIKLPGGDVFEQPIVYENLPMFCSRCGSGKHVTKECPLSRVENNLRQRAEENNGAGEAPRDNVNVDSPMNAGEEEVATNNVVGETEQLPDKETPTTVDGLNEGLNKPVNADLNDNPPTDELERVGADASEHANSTAEQNGEQAAFGTMAEAAEMERGSESTFVDPNEPGYGDSSLMEPFPHLVAANAAEVWDFIKNNQLSVCCLLETKLTLEKANRFVLNRRGNWKFSTNFHDVDGGRMIVVWDFARVDCLILETAPQFIHCLLVCKISQVKVLCTFVYGLYSVVTRRPLWNGLQRLGSAISEPWLVVGDFNATLAASERRGGADLSRYDVRDFEACCMNLDLTDCPSFGRDFTWTNGHMEAKLDRVLINDGWLQNGITCMAIFGRMEWCSDHSPVIVTTSMAENTGKKPFKFLNMWLKHPEFDTTLNGPWAEVMDGSKQLILSKKLKALKGPLRKLNRQNFSHISERVKSAKDVLAEAQENFDVINAGEDERTTLRALKAKAVFLLEAERQFFAQKLNTTHLVEADKGSKYFHELINKRNAATSISAILDSNGALTHSLDQVGRLFVDFFSGLFGRVRERERTVELYFEQGEHITANQAAGLAASISAQEIREALFSMGNDKSPGSDGYTAAFFKSKWSTVGVLVTEAVREFFRNGQLLKQWNHT from the exons ATGGCCTCCTTGTCTGAATGTGAGATGGCTGGTTCTGGCCGTGTTGCTGCTGTGCGTCCGAGGAGCCCCGCGGTCGCTCCAACACGAGCGACTGTCGGGGCGTCGACTGTTGAAGCAACGGAAACCGGCCACACGGGAGCCGTGCGCCCGAGGCCCGAGCCCGCACCTACGAGAGTTGCTGCCGATGCCGCCGATGTGAACTCGAGAGCGAGGGGATCTGCAGTTGGCGCAAGACAACATACTTGGGTCCCAAGACGGAATGTTCAAGTTGAGCAAGGGCCTCTTAACCCTCCGATTCCGTTCAATAATCTGCAAGAATTGGAGGGTGACGAGTGCAACCTCCTGGACTTGGAGAAAACTGATGGGATCATTGACCTTGGTGTGGATGACGTCTTGGTTCTCGAAGATGTGTGGAGTTTCCGTCTGCTGGGCAGATTTGCGGGCAGATTCCCTGGCATGAGAGCTGTGGATGGTTTGGTGAAGTCTTGGAGCCTAAACTGCAAAGCCGAGAACCTCCTCAATGGCCACGTGCTGTTTTGGTTTCTGAAAGAAGAAGATAGGCAGTTTGTGCTGGATGGTGGTCCTTATGCGCTCTTTGGAAAAAGACTTCTGCTCCACATTCCACCCGAAGGTGCGAGACTAGCATATGAGGATTATTGCAAGATGCCGGTCTGGATCCGGATGCCGTGGCTCCCCAAGCCGTGCTGGCATCTTAATGCCTTGAGCAAAATTGCGGCCAACCTTGGAAAGCCGTTGATGCGTGACAGGTTTACCAAGGAGATGAAGAAGTCTACGTTTGCCCGTATCCTTGTTGAGGTGGATTGCTCGACTGAACAGCCAGACCATGTGTCCATTAAGCTCCCGGGGGGAGATGTGTTTGAGCAGCCGATTGTTTATGAGAACCTGCCAATGTTCTGTTCTCGCTGTGGAAGTGGAAAGCATGTCACTAAAGAATGCCCCTTGAGCCGGGTGGAGAACAACCTGAGACAGCGAGCCGAGGAGAACAATGGTGCGGGTGAAGCCCCGCGTGACAATGTCAATGTCGACTCACCGATGAATGCCGGGGAAGAGGAAGTCGCAACGAATAATGTTGTTGGAGAGACTGAGCAACTGCCCGATAAAGAGACTCCTACCACGGTTGATGGCTTGAATGAGGGACTGAACAAGCCCGTGAATGCTGATTTGAATGATAATCCACCAACCGATGAACTTGAACGTGTGGGTGCAGATGCTAGCGAGCATGCGAACTCTACGGCCGAACAAAACGGTGAACAGGCAGCCTTTGGTACTATGGCCGAAGCTGCCGAGATGGAGAGGGGCAGCGAATCTACCTTTGTGGATCCTAATGAGCCCGGATATGGAGACAGCTCACTTATGGAACCATTTCCGCACTTGGTCGCGGCTAACGCAGCG GAAGTCTGGGACTTCATCAAGAATAATCAGTTGTCAGTTTGTTGTCTCCTTGAAACAAAACTGACTTTGGAAAAAGCTAACCGTTTTGTGTTGAATAGAAGAGGTAACTGGAAATTCTCCACGAATTTTCATGATGTTGATGGAGGAAGGATGATTGTTGTTTGGGATTTTGCGAGAGTGGATTGCTTGATCTTGGAAACGGCCCCTCAGTTCATCCACTGCTTGCTTGTATGTAAGATCTCACAGGTGAAGGTGCTTTGCACCTTTGTCTATGGTTTGTATTCGGTGGTCACCAGAAGACCGCTATGGAATGGTTTGCAAAGGTTGGGGTCGGCTATTTCTGAACCATGGCTTGTTGTGGGTGACTTCAACGCTACCCTTGCGGCTTCCGAGCGAAGGGGTGGTGCGGATCTCTCGCGATATGATGTGAGGGACTTTGAAGCGTGCTGCATGAATCTTGACCTCACGGACTGCCCGTCGTTCGGGCGAGATTTTACTTGGACCAACGGGCACATGGAAGCTAAACTTGACCGTGTGCTGATCAATGATGGTTGGCTCCAAAATGGCATCACTTGTATGGCTATCTTTGGCCGAATGGAATGGTGTTCGGATCACTCCCCTGTGATTGTCACGACTTCCATGGCCGAGAACACGGGGAAGAAGCCGTTTAAGTTTCTCAACATGTGGCTCAAACACCCCGAGTTTGATACTACACTTAATGGTCCTTGGGCCGAAGTGATGGATGGGTCCAAACAGTTGATACTCTCCAAGAAACTCAAGGCGTTGAAGGGGCCTCTAAGAAAGCTGAACCGACAGAACTTCAGTCATATTTCGGAGAGGGTTAAGTCAGCAAAGGATGTGTTAGCGGAGGCACAAGAAAACTTTGATGTGATTAATGCCGGGGAGGATGAAAGAACAACCTTGCGGGCTCTGAAGGCGAAAGCCGTGTTCCTTTTGGAGGCCGAGAGGCAGTTCTTTGCGCAGAAGCTTAATACGACCCACCTTGTTGAAGCTGATAAGGGGTCCAAGTACTTCCATGAGCTGATAAACAAGAGGAATGCAGCCACCTCCATTTCGGCCATCTTAGACAGTAACGGAGCCCTGACGCACTCCCTCGATCAAGTTGGGAGGCTCTTTGTGGATTTTTTCTCGGGCTTGTTCGGGAGAGTCCGCGAAAGGGAACGCACGGTGGAATTGTACTTTGAACAAGGGGAGCACATCACGGCGAATCAGGCTGCGGGGCTCGCGGCGTCGATCTCTGCGCAAGAAATCCGAGAGGCTTTGTTCTCCATGGGTAATGATAAATCACCAGGGTCGGATGGCTACACGGCAGCCTTCTTCAAATCGAAATGGAGCACGGTGGGGGTCCTGGTGACGGAGGCGGTTCGAGAGTTTTTTAGGAACGGGCAGCTCCTAAAACAGTGGAACCATACTTAG